One genomic window of Acidovorax radicis includes the following:
- a CDS encoding TRAP transporter small permease — protein MSTPLNPEAAAAEPLSRFARTSQVLIAGCLGVMAVAVFVNVVLRYGFGSGIAASEELSRLLFVWMVFIGAAAAYPAGEHMAFTSLAGLLAKRPVAFGVLTAVIRLLVIAASAMLAWGAWQQVVVGMESRSVVMAYPAALLPLPALLCALAIGVMATIELIQRKPLDLGHGAEVE, from the coding sequence ATGAGCACCCCATTGAATCCCGAGGCGGCGGCCGCTGAGCCCTTGAGCCGATTCGCCAGAACCTCCCAGGTGTTGATAGCGGGTTGCCTGGGCGTGATGGCCGTGGCCGTGTTCGTCAACGTGGTGCTGCGCTACGGCTTTGGCAGTGGCATCGCGGCGAGCGAAGAGCTCTCGCGCCTGCTGTTTGTCTGGATGGTCTTCATCGGTGCTGCGGCGGCCTACCCGGCGGGTGAGCACATGGCCTTTACCAGCCTGGCGGGGCTGCTGGCCAAACGCCCGGTGGCCTTTGGCGTGTTGACGGCGGTGATCCGGCTGCTGGTGATTGCCGCAAGCGCCATGCTGGCCTGGGGAGCCTGGCAGCAGGTGGTGGTGGGCATGGAGAGCCGGTCGGTGGTGATGGCTTACCCGGCGGCCCTGCTGCCGCTGCCCGCCTTGTTGTGTGCGTTGGCCATCGGCGTGATGGCGACCATCGAATTGATTCAACGCAAGCCGCTGGACCTTGGTCACGGCGCCGAGGTGGAGTGA
- a CDS encoding gluconokinase, which produces MGVAGCGKSSVGAALAQAEGLPLIEGDDHHSPASREKMRRGIALTDADREGWLATLGQLLQAQPHGVVLTCSALKKVYRDRLRSACPGLRFVFLEIDRASAGQRVAARAGTHFFSTALVDSQFATLESPVGEAGVLRLDALLDLSTLQQQASAWIATKEVA; this is translated from the coding sequence ATGGGTGTGGCCGGCTGCGGCAAGTCCAGCGTGGGTGCCGCGTTGGCTCAGGCCGAAGGCCTGCCCCTGATCGAGGGGGATGACCACCACAGCCCCGCCAGCCGCGAAAAGATGCGGCGCGGCATCGCCTTGACCGACGCAGACCGCGAGGGCTGGCTGGCCACGCTGGGGCAGTTGCTGCAGGCGCAACCGCACGGGGTGGTGCTGACGTGTTCGGCCCTCAAGAAGGTGTACCGCGACCGTTTGCGCAGTGCCTGCCCCGGGCTGCGTTTCGTCTTTCTGGAGATTGACCGTGCGAGTGCCGGGCAGCGGGTGGCGGCCCGTGCGGGCACCCATTTCTTTTCGACCGCACTCGTAGACAGCCAGTTCGCCACGCTCGAATCGCCCGTGGGCGAGGCGGGCGTGCTGCGGCTGGATGCGTTGCTGGATCTGTCCACATTGCAGCAGCAGGCTTCGGCCTGGATTGCCACGAAGGAGGTTGCATGA